Proteins from a single region of Sylvia atricapilla isolate bSylAtr1 chromosome 7, bSylAtr1.pri, whole genome shotgun sequence:
- the LOC136363779 gene encoding LOW QUALITY PROTEIN: G-protein coupled receptor 26-like (The sequence of the model RefSeq protein was modified relative to this genomic sequence to represent the inferred CDS: inserted 1 base in 1 codon) produces MDLAGVLLALLLVLVLVVSLLSNLLVPLCFVYSTEIRKQVAGVFLVNLSFCNLLLTVLNMPFALLGILRSQQPLGGCVCKAVGFLEAFLISNTMLSMAALSIDKWIAVVFPLSYTSKMRYKDAVILMGYSWLHSLTFPLVSLFYSWVDYNSVYASCTLHLKKXTERRRFTVFPIVFHSTSFMLSLVILCFTYLKVLKVARFHCKRIDIITMQTLVLLVDIHP; encoded by the exons ATGGACTTGGCAGGCGTGCTGCTGGCGCTGCTCCTCGTGCTGGTGCTGgttgtttctctgctctccaaCCTCCTGGTGCCGCTATGCTTCGTCTACAGTACGGAGATCCGCAAGCAGGTCGCCGGGGTTTTCCTGGTGAACTTATCCTTCTGCAACCTGCTTCTCACCGTTCTGAACATGCCTTTTGCCCTGCTGGGCATCCTGAGGAGCCAGCAACCTCTCGGGGGCTGCGTCTGCAAGGCGGTGGGTTTCCTGGAAGCTTTCCTGATTTCCAACACCATGCTGAGCATGGCAGCGCTCAGCATCGACAAATGGATTGCCGTGGTGTTCCCCCTGAGCTACACCAGCAAGATGCGGTATAAGGACGCTGTGATACTGATGGGCTACTCGTGGCTCCACTCCCTCACGTTCCCCTTGGTATCCTTGTTTTACTCATGGGTAGATTACAACAGCGTTTATGCCTCTTGCACCTTACACCTGAAGA AGACGGAGCGGAGAAGGTTTACAGTGTTCCCCATTGTCTTTCACTCCACCAGTTTCATGCTGTCTCTGGTGATCTTGTGTTTCACCTATTTGAAGGTGTTGAAAGTTGCCCGGTTCCACTGCAAGCGGATAGACATTATTACCATGCAGACTCTGGTTTTGCTGGTGGATATCCACCCCAG